In Thermodesulfobacteriota bacterium, the DNA window AGTTGGGACGAGCCGACGCTCAGGCCGGCGGTGGATTCACTTATGTCCTCGCTTCCCTCGTCAGGTGAGGTTATAGGTGTCGGCTGGTCTCTCGGGGCGCAGGCCTTGATGGCGGCCGCGGCCGAAGAGCCGGAAAAGTTCAAGGGCCTCGTCCTCGTAGGCGGAACGCCGTGCTTTATGCAGAGAAAAAACTTCCCGTGGGCTCTTTCCAAAGGACGGACGAAAAAACTTTTGGACGAGGTCGATAAAGACCACGTAAAGGCGGTAAAAAGATACTTCCTGCTTAACTTCACCCCGGCCGAGTTAAGGAGCCCCGCTGTGAGAGAACTCTTACAGCACTACGGAGAGACCGAGACGCCGATGGAGTTCGACGATATAAAGGCCGCATCCGAAGCGCTCATAGCCACCGACCTGAGGGACC includes these proteins:
- a CDS encoding alpha/beta fold hydrolase; this translates as MSEEIIFVHGWATDGRVWNRYAEKLAEGREFLCIDLPGHGGDKENGSWDEPTLRPAVDSLMSSLPSSGEVIGVGWSLGAQALMAAAAEEPEKFKGLVLVGGTPCFMQRKNFPWALSKGRTKKLLDEVDKDHVKAVKRYFLLNFTPAELRSPAVRELLQHYGETETPMEFDDIKAASEALIATDLRDRLRSIKTPTLIVHGALDEVCPVGAAEYLADNIAGAELQVFEGAGHAPFITEPERFKKTIAEFLEKL